The Alphaproteobacteria bacterium US3C007 genomic interval ATACGTGCTGACAGGAAACTACCAAGTCATAAACGAGCGAATTAGAGTGAATGTCAAACTTAGTGATGCGCTTAAGGGAAAAACTCTTTGGTCAGAGAAGTTTGATAGTAATATCGATAATCTTTTTGAAATTCTTGATCAAATTGCAGACGCTATATTCACAGAAGCACAGGTCCAAGTCGCAGGAGTTGGGCGTGGTGAACTGTCTTATTTTAAAACTAACGAAGCATTTCTTGAACATCTTAAGTGTAGTGAATTATTTAGTGAGCGAAATTCTGAAAGCAATAAGCAGGCTGAACGTTGTGTTGCTGAACTGTTAGAAAAAGATCCAGAAAATCCCGTTATATTGCATTTAGCAGGATGGATTACTTTTCAAAGAGCATGGATGGGATGGTCACCTACTCCTGAAGAAGATAAAATCGAAAGCCGAAAAATTGCTGAAAGTATTTTGGATGAATACCCTGGTCCACCGCACCTTCTTTTGGGCTGGATAGATTTGGTAAACGAGGATATCGAATCTGTCAAAGATAATGCTCAGCTAGCCTTAGAAGTTGCTCCTAAAAATAACTTAGTGCTGCCTGTAGCCGCATCACTTCTACGAAGAGTGGGCAGTTATGAACAGGCTCGACCTGCATTTGAGATGGCTCTAAGGCTCAACCCAAATCCTTTGCACTGGGTATGGATCGAGTATGCTGGAACGTTAATAGCACTTAAAGAATATGAACGAGCCAAAGAACTACTCGGGACAGCGCTTGATCGACAAGAAGCAGGAACGCAAAATACAATTGTTTTTATGTATCTGGCCGCAATTTCTATTTTTGAAGACGACATTCAGGAAGCAACAAAACAATGCAGTTTAGCTAAGGAAATAACAGCAAATTTTGACCTAGAACAAAACCTGAAGGCAGTAAGTACTACTACTGATACAGTATTCTATAACACATTAACGGAAGCGATAAGAAAAGCTTGTTCGTAACTTATAGTTAGTCGATTGAACTAATCTTGGTCACTTGATGCCTAATTATTTCGATATCATAACCTTCCCCATATCCATTCCCAATTAAGTTTATCGACTTCCACCCACCGATTTGATCAATCAGATCCATCGGGCATTCTACAGCTCTCAGACGATCTCTGAATGTATGTCTGAGGCAATGTGCAGTAAGGCCTTCAAAATCCTTCTTCAGCCACTTGTTCAGAGCATTAGACGCATGCGTGGCGTAGCACTTTCCATCTCTGATATATCTTGGGAATAGGTAGGTATCGTCTGCCTGCTTCAGTGCTTGTTCCATAGCCAGTTGGGCATATCCAACTAAGGGCAAGATTCTTTGGCTGCTTCTGGTCTTCAACCGTCTTGCCGAATTTGGTCTTATATGTATCAGGTCATTCTCAAGATCGATATCTTCCAGCTTCAACCCTACGATCTCTGCCAGTCGACAGCCTGTTTCTCCTAAGATTGGCATAAGAAGCTTTATCTGACTACCTGAGGCTAGAGCCTTATCGTATCCCCACTTCAACTGCTCATTGGCAAAGGTACCTCGCTTGTGGCTATCTTCACCTTCTCCCTTGATGAATAGCCTTGAGAATGGATTACGCTTATCCAAGTCCAGCTCTGCATAGGCATAGTTAAGAATAGCAGACAGGCTGTTGATACGTCTTCTGATAGTGGCGGTCTTATTACCTTTCATTTCCAGATGACGGACAAACAGCTTGGCATCTTCTCGAGTGTACTGGCTGACATCTCTATCACCAGCAAGAGAGATGAAAGGGTCTACAGCCACCTTAATTGGCTTATGATGGACTGATCGAAGGGATAGGTATTCACTCACGTAATCAGAGAGCAAGCTTGGCCTTGGCTTAAAGCTAGTGACGACAGCAATAACATCTATTGGGATGATGTCTGTCGTATTACTCCAAGATCCCTCCAATACATCACCCAGACGTTTTGCATAAGCTTCAGCTTCTTCAGGGCATTTGGATAAGGCTTGCCTGATGAATGAACCATAAGCTTGAACTGCGTGCTTAGGCACACGGCGGTTATAATAATAGGTGCCTGAACGGCATAATGTGTACGGAATGTGTGACACGACGGTCTCCCTCGATGATTAAACTCGAAGGAATTTCAATAAGTTATACTGAAAGTATTGGTGCCCAGGAGAGGACTCGAACCTCCACGTCCATACAGACACTAGCACCTGAAGCTAGCGCGTCTACCAATTCCGCCACCTGGGCAAACACCACCGTTGTGCGTGTAGCTATAGCAATTTGTGGAGTCAACGCGTTTCTCCGGGGTTTCCTCACATATTTGCATCTTGCTCAGAGGCGATAGCCAGAGTATTCACCCTCGCAAAGAACAATCTTTGGAGAAGCCTATGTCGCAATTGGTAACCATCTTTGGGGGCTCGGGGTTTGTCGGGCGCTATATTGCACGTCGTATGGCAAAACAAGGATGGCGCGTCAGGGTTGCTGTGCGGCGCCCGAATGAGGCGCTCTTCGTCAAATCATACGGTGCGGTCGGGCAAGTCGAACCTGTTTTTTGCAATATCCGCGACGATGGCAGCGTGACAGCCGCTTTGGAAAACGCCGATGCCGCAGTGAACTGTGTCGGAACGTTTGACCGCTTGGGAAGAAATAATTTTAAAGCAGTTCAGGAAGACGGCGCCGCGCGTATTGCCAGACTTTCGGCGGCAAACGGTGTGCAAAGCTTGGTGCATATCTCATCCCTGGCCAGTGCAAGCCTTTCAGAAAGTGAGTACGCGCAAAGCAAGCGCGCCGGCGAAGAGGCCGTATTGAGACATATGCCACAGGCCTATATTTTTAGGCCCTCTGTTGTTTTTGGACCTGAAGATCAGTTTTTCAATCGCTTTGCCTCAATGGCCCAAACAGGGCCTATTTTGCCCTTTGCCGGAGCGGCAACACGCTTCCAACCGGTTTATGTGGATGATATTGCCCAAGCCGTTGAAATCGCGCTGACGCGGGAAACACCTGCCGGGACTTATGAGCTAGGCGGGCCAGAGATCATTGATTTTGCGGGTTTGATGACGCGTATGTTAGCGGTGATTGAGCGTCGCCGCCTTTTGGTGAATATTCCATTTTTCATGGCGCGGCCGATGGCGGCCGGGTTCGATTTTTTAGAAACGGTCACGCTTAGGCTTTTCAAAAACGGGATCTTAACGCGGGATCAACTGAAAGATTTAACGGTTGATAATATTGTCTCTGAAACCGCTAAAGGGTTTTCGGATATAGACATTGAACCCACATCCCTTGAGGCGATTTTACCGGAATATCTGTGGTGTTATCGCCCCTCTGGCCAATATGCAGCCATTAAGTCTTCCGCAAAAAATTTAAACCAATAATTATAATTCCCCAATTCGCGCGGGCCGGCCAGAGCCTGCGTTGCCGCAAGGCTGAAAGGCTGAAAGGCCTTCTTGACGGGGGCCATATTCAATTTGAAGCGGCCGCTTTCGCCTTTCCTAACCACACTTGTTGCGTTAGAAACCGCCTAACTAAGATCGCAAGTCGTTTAGACGGGGTAAGGAGCTTAAATTATGGGTTATAAAGTTGCTGTTGTTGGCGCCACGGGCAATGTTGGCCGAGAAATTCTGAATATCTTGGCAGAACGGCATTTTCCAATTGATAAAATCGTTGCGCTTGCCAGCAGACGCTCCTTGGGTACCGAATTGAGTTTTGGCGATGAGATTTTATCAACCAAAGATTTAGAACAATTTGACTTTTCTGGCTGGGATATCGCACTTTTTGCTGTGGGCTCTGAAGCCACGAAACTGCATGCGCCGCGCGCGGCCAAGGCCGGCTGCGTTGTGATCGATAACAGCTCGTTATATCGGTATGATCCCGACGTCCCGTTGATCGTACCGGAGGTAAACGCGGATGCAATCTTTGGATATTCTAAGAAAAATATAATCGCCAACCCCAATTGCTCAACCGCGCAAATGGTGGTTGCGCTCAAACCGCTTCATGATCGTGCCACCATCAAGCGCGTGGTGGTTAGCACCTACCAATCAGTGTCGGGCAGCGGCAAAGACGCGATTGACGAGCTGTGGAACCAAACCAAAGGTATGTATGTGCCGGGCCAGGAAGTGGCCCCAAAAGTCTATCCAAAACAAATCGCCTTTAACGTCATTCCTCATATTGATGTGTTTATGGAAGATGGCACCACCAAAGAAGAATGGAAAATGGTTGCCGAAACCAAGAAGATTATTGATCCGAAAATCAAAGTCACCGCAACATGTGTGCGGGTTCCGGTGTTTGTGGGGCATTCCGAAGCGATTAATATCGAATTTGAAGAGTTCTTGGACGAGGATGAGGCCCGTGACATCCTGCGCGAAGCGCCTGGCTTGATGGTGATCGATAAGCGCGAGGATGGAGGTTATGTCTCACCGGTAGAATGCGTTGGTGATTTCGCAACATTTGTCAGCCGCATCCGGCAGGATAGCACCTTAGAGAATGGGTTGAACCTATGGTGCGTGTCGGACAATCTGCGCAAAGGCGCGGCCCTGAATGCCGTTCAAATCGCCGAAGTGTTAGGCCAGCGCGTGCTCCAAAAAGCCTGATCCCAAAATATCCGCGCTTTTGGATAGTTTCAGATTATCGCAAAATACGCGTTTTGCAAACGTCTTACCCTTAAGTATTATCAAATTGATAAAAATACCCATCAGAATATGGAGATCGTCTAAAGTAGTTAAAACTTATCCGAATGTTTATATGTGATGGCATCTGCAGTTTGCTATATAAAGGCGTATGAGAATTTTGGGGCTCGAAGTGCATGTTGGCCGATAAAGAGAACACAGAGAAGATCGATAATTTAATTGCACAATCACTGCGCGCACTGGCCACACCGAAAATTACGAGTGATGACGTTAAACGTCGATTTTCGCAGGATATTCAAAACGCAAATATTGCGATCTTGCGGCTGAAACAATCGCAAAACGATAATGCAGCGTGAGCCGGTTGCCTCTTAAGCATGCAGAAAAGATCAAAGTCCTTCTTCGCGGTCGCGCGCGGAAGTGCGTTTTTTGCTCAATTTTATTCTAAAAAGCTTAGACAGGCTTAAACCTTTGTGATGCAGGATCAAAGGCTTCTAAACTGCCCTCGCCAATATCAGTCCATAAGCCGTGTAAGGACAACGAACCATCCTGAACCGCCTTTTCTACAAAAGGAAAAGTCATCAAATTGGTCAAAGATGTCAGTACCGCCTGCTTTTCCAAATCTTGAGCTATTTCTTCCTCGGAGGAATAATCTTTGATCGCCTCATATCCTGGCCGCAAAATATCCATCCAACGCCCAACAAAACTGGTTTTCTCTTCAAGCTGCGGTGCATGGCCCCGGCACATATCCAAGCATCCTTTTACACCGCCGCAATTTGAATGGCCCAGAATGATCAATTGCGAGACATTGAGCGCGGTGACCGCGTATTCGACGGCAGCGCTGGTTCCGTGTTGCGACCCATCCGGGCTATAAGGCGGCACTAGATTTGCAATATTTCGATGAATAAAAAACTCACCTTGCTCTGCGCCAAAGATAGATGTGGCATGCACCCGCGAGTCACAACAGGAAATTATCATGGCTCTTGGGCGCTGGCCCTCAGTGGCCAATCGCTTATACCAAGCCTGGTTTTGGGAAAAGCCCGTCGCGAACCACCCGTGATAGCGTTGAATGAGATAGGCGGGAAGCGGTTTGACAAAATCCATAAGCGGCGGCCTTTCTTTACAAAGATAAACGCATCTACGCAGCAGCGATAACAGAGGCGAAGACAATCTGCCATATCTGTTCTTTTACCACGGTCATTGTTAATATCAGACGGTGTTAAAATATTTCAACCCCTGCCCGCTTCATCTTATTTGAATTGCGACCGCGGCGGGAAAGACTAAGCGCGCGTTCTGCGCCAAACCGAAGGATACGCGCGCTATGACGCTCGAGTTTATATCAGAAGATCACGCTTCTATTCCCGTTCTGTTATGCAACAGTGACACTGTTAAAGAGGTGGTGGCGCGCCTAGCGGCGCCTGCCCAGCGCTGGATTGCCCAGCAGGGGTTTACCGGCGGCTTTGGCGAAGCCGTGCTGTGCCCAACTGCGAGCGGCGAAGCAGAACTTGCAATTTTGGGGCTGGGTGACACGCAAAGCCGAGCGCGCAATCGCTTTATATTGGCCGCCGCCGCTGCAAAATTGCCAAGCGGTGTCTATAAGCTGCCTGACCCCTTGCCTTTGGAGAACGCTGAATATGAAGTTTTAGGCTGGTTGCTTTTAGGCTACGCGTTTGACCGATATCGCTCAACCTCACGGGCGCTTCCCCGTTTAATCGCACCGTCCGGTATGGATGCGCGGCATATTGAAAGCTTGGCAAAATCTGAGGCTCTGTGCCGTGATCTGATCAATACGCCCGCATCTGATATGGGCCCCGCCGAGATTGAGGTGGCAGCCCGTCAGCTGGCGGCGCAATATCACGGAACTTCGGATGTGATCATCGGCGAGGCTTTGATCGATCAGAATTTCCCTATGATCCATGCAGTTGGGCGGGCTTCGCCGAACCCGCCGCGCTTAATCGACCTTGGCTTTGGGACGACGGGGCCAAAACTGACGCTGGTGGGCAAAGGCGTGTGCTTTGATACAGGAGGGCTGAACTTAAAGCCCGGATCCTCGATGGGGTTGATGAAAAAGGATATGGGCGGCGCAGCCCATGCGTTGGCTTTGGCACAGTTAATTTTGGATTTAAATTTACCCCTGCAGTTGCGGGTATTGATCCCGGCGGTTGAAAACGCGGTTTCCGGGGCATCTTTTAGGCCGCAGGATATTTTGATCTCGCGCAAAGGGCTGAGCGTTGAAATTAACAATACAGATGCAGAAGGAAGATTGGTGCTTGGCGATGCTCTTAGCTATGCCAGTGAAGACCAGCCGGATTTAATTGTTTCACTGGCAACGCTGACGGGTGCCGCGCGGGTGGCGCTGGGCCCGCAGCTGGCACCCTTTTACACCAACCAAGATGCAACTTCCGAGATCTTAATGCAGGCGGGTAAAAACAGCCTTGATCCGCTATGGCGGCTGCCGTTCTGGGAGGGCTATGAGCCGATGATCGAACCTGGCATTGCGGATCTAGACAATGCGCCGGCAGGCGGGTTTGCAGGCTCGATTACGGCGGCCCTTTTCTTAAGGCGTTTTGTTGCAGAGGCCGATAAATACATACATTTCGATATTTACGGTTGGGCGCCAAAGGCCGCCGCAGGCATCACGAAGGGGGGAACATCGCAAGGCATCCGTGCGCTGGCCTCGGCTTTGCCGAAACTTCTTTCGCTATGAGGGATCCCAGACTTTTAGCCTGCAATGGCCGCGTGGCCGCGCTTGAGCTGCAAGGCATGGTGCAAGCCGAACGATTTGTTGAAGGCTGGCCACAACAGGTTGCCGGTGGCCTTGGCAATTTATGCAACGCCCCTGCGGGCGCGCTGCAGCGGCAACTCTATCCCGGAGAACAAGTAACCGTCTATGACGAGCACGCGGGCTGGAGTTTTGTAAAAGCCCATGCGCATGGTTATGTTGGATATATAAAATCACAGCAACTTCAGCCTTCAAGCCAAGCGCCAAGCACCCATTATATCTCAGTGCCAATTAGCCATTCTTACAGGCAGTGTGATATGAAGTCGGGCACCACAGCGCTTTTGGTGATGGGGAGTCAACTCCAAAACCTAAAAGAAGAGATTGGCTTTATAAAAACCCAGTTCGGCTGGGTGCCCAAGCAGCATGTTAAGGCGTTAACCAATCCGCCGTCAGACCCGGTGGCCGTTGCGGAACAATTGTTGGGCGTCCCCTATCTTTGGGGGGGCGACAGCGCATTGGGAATTGATTGCTCGGGCCTTGTTCGATTGAGTCACATGATTTGCGCGCATAACTGCCCGGCTGACAGTGATTTACAACAGCGCGCGTTGGGGGCCGCTTTACCGCCAGATGCAGCGTTGCAACGCGGCGATCTCGTGTTTTGGAAAGGCCATGTGGCGCTGATGGTCAGCGAAGCAAAGTTGATTCATGCCAATGCACATCGAATGTCTGTAACTTATGAAACCTTACCAGAGGCTATCTCTCGTATCGCATTGGCCGGTGAGGGCGATATTATTTTGAAAAAGCGGCTGTTCCTTTGACGCAGCGGTGAAGAACGGGCAAAGTTGAACGGTTGAGCAAATTTGCGCGGAATAAAAAAGCCTGATTTGCTTTAAACGTGACAAGCTGATGTGGTTTTTAGTGAAGTTTGCAGCGATAATCAGGGGCAACCCTGCGCCCTAATAAAAAAGTGTGAATTTTTGCTAAGCTATCCGCTAGCAGCTGGTCTATGTGGGAAAGCCGCTGCCTTAATCAGTGTTCCCAGCGGTTTGCAGCCTTGAGAATTGTATTAAGCGGCATATGTTGGATAATGAACTTGACCTAGTTTAGGAATAAGCCTAAATCGAGCGCGTTGGCGGAGTAGCTCAGGTGGTTAGAGCAGCGGAATCATAATCCGCGTGTCGGGGGTTCAAGTCCCTCCTCCGCTACCAAAAATCCATTATAAGCAATGACTTAATATTTCGGTTGACGCGTTTTGCGCGTAGCACACCTCTAGCACAGTTTTTTCTCGCTTTCTGAGAATTATGAGTGCAGAATCACAGTGTTAAACACGGTGATGACTTTGCCTAAACTGAACCCAAATACACCCACGCTTATGGATGGTGAGGTTCGTCTTTTTAAACGTAAACACAGCTCAGTCTGGCAAGTTGTATTTATGATGGACGGACGACAAGTCCGTGTGAGCACTAAGAAGCGTATTTTGAAAGATGCTAAAGACGCAGCACGCGAGATTTACCTAGACTATCGCTTTCGCCAAAAGAACGGCTTGCCTGTTATCTCTAAGCGGTTTGCAGATGTGGCTGCACTATGTAGAGCAACCATGAAAGAGCAGCTTGAGAATGGTGCAGGCAAGAAAAGCTTTCGCGATTACATCATCGTTATTGATAAGTATCTGGTTCCCTTCTTTGGTGATATTTTTGTCACCAGTATTGATTACGAGATGTTGCAAAAGTTTGCGCGCTGGCGTGAAGAGAGGATGGGTCGAGAGCCAAGAGCGTCTACATTGAATACCCATAACTCTGCGCTCAATCGGATCTTTGATGAAGCTGTGGCACGGGGATACATGAATAAGTCACAAGTCCCTGTATTGGTAAACAAAGGGCGGGATAGCGTGCGCAGGCCTGACTTCACCAGAGAAGAATATGCGACACTCATTCGCAAACTGCCCAGTTGGATTGATGCAGGACGAGAGGGCAAGTCACGCGACATGCGCCATCTGCTGCGTGACTACATTCTTATTCTAGCAAACACGGGCATGCGGCATGGAACAGAAGCTAATAACCTGCGCTGGAAACATATCAGCCTATTTGAAGACAAGGGTCTCAAATATCTTGAGATGAGCGTGACAGGTAAAACAGGCCGTCGTGACATTATCTGTCGAGCAGGAACCATAAACTATCTCAAGCGCGTTCAAAGCAGATGCCCAGATATTGCACATTTGAGTTTTGAGCAGCTAATTAAATCAAAACTAGATGTGCCTGTCTTCAGGCTGCCCGATGGTACGGCCAGTGCTAACCTGCGTCAGACGTTTAGAATCCTGATGCGAGATTCTGGATTACTCACCTGTCCAAGGACAGGACAAGATCGCACGTTATATAGCTTACGCCATACCTATGCCACATTTTCTCTTCTAAACGACGGTATGGATGTGCACACGCTGGCTGTACAAATGGGCACCTCTATTTTGATGATAGAGCGCCACTACAGCCATCTCACTCCCCGTCTCAAAAAAGAAATGCTCACGGGCAAGCGCTATGACACGCCATATGATGAATACAAAGCAGAGCGGGTACAGGGCTTCTCCATATCAGATGAGGATCTACACAGTCCCGTAGGTGATGTCATTGAGGAAAGCCTCCCCGATGAACTTGAAGAACAACTTGAGGAAGACACAAAGGGTTCAGAGCGAACACTTTCAGCAGAGAACCAATCAAGCGATAAAAAGACCGAAGCCAGCCTAAAGGCGCTGGATATGCTTGACAAAGGACTTCTCACAGAGCGGGCGGTATTGGCTGTGATTGGGACACATGAAGAAAGTTATACAGTTGCACCGAACGTTCGCATCAAAGCCCTTGAGCTCGTTGAGAAGGATAAACTGTCAGAACGAGGGCTTATTGCTATTCTGGGCGTTTAAGCATTTTGTGAAGGGAC includes:
- a CDS encoding adenylate/guanylate cyclase domain-containing protein translates to MSEEEIERKIAVIFATDVVGYSKHMEADESSTIKNLRACEKILTALFKKHKGRLFNTGGDSFLAEFPSAVSAVECAVEFQKALKDRNSSDDTSVKLEFRIGINSGDVVKEKENLLGDGVNIAARLEALAQTGGITLSKVIYDYVKGKTSYEFNDLGVQKVKQNEFHAYDLMLDRSQRRKIPSSRSGHPRLLILSAVVCVLAIGLFSYFQFSVDFQPLDEKKLAYEIPEGPSITVAKFENLSSSKDTDYLSQAITDNIVSVLSGSPALMVMAPEAYSAATSKNPEIKEIAEVTGVRYVLTGNYQVINERIRVNVKLSDALKGKTLWSEKFDSNIDNLFEILDQIADAIFTEAQVQVAGVGRGELSYFKTNEAFLEHLKCSELFSERNSESNKQAERCVAELLEKDPENPVILHLAGWITFQRAWMGWSPTPEEDKIESRKIAESILDEYPGPPHLLLGWIDLVNEDIESVKDNAQLALEVAPKNNLVLPVAASLLRRVGSYEQARPAFEMALRLNPNPLHWVWIEYAGTLIALKEYERAKELLGTALDRQEAGTQNTIVFMYLAAISIFEDDIQEATKQCSLAKEITANFDLEQNLKAVSTTTDTVFYNTLTEAIRKACS
- a CDS encoding tyrosine-type recombinase/integrase: MSHIPYTLCRSGTYYYNRRVPKHAVQAYGSFIRQALSKCPEEAEAYAKRLGDVLEGSWSNTTDIIPIDVIAVVTSFKPRPSLLSDYVSEYLSLRSVHHKPIKVAVDPFISLAGDRDVSQYTREDAKLFVRHLEMKGNKTATIRRRINSLSAILNYAYAELDLDKRNPFSRLFIKGEGEDSHKRGTFANEQLKWGYDKALASGSQIKLLMPILGETGCRLAEIVGLKLEDIDLENDLIHIRPNSARRLKTRSSQRILPLVGYAQLAMEQALKQADDTYLFPRYIRDGKCYATHASNALNKWLKKDFEGLTAHCLRHTFRDRLRAVECPMDLIDQIGGWKSINLIGNGYGEGYDIEIIRHQVTKISSID
- a CDS encoding complex I NDUFA9 subunit family protein — encoded protein: MSQLVTIFGGSGFVGRYIARRMAKQGWRVRVAVRRPNEALFVKSYGAVGQVEPVFCNIRDDGSVTAALENADAAVNCVGTFDRLGRNNFKAVQEDGAARIARLSAANGVQSLVHISSLASASLSESEYAQSKRAGEEAVLRHMPQAYIFRPSVVFGPEDQFFNRFASMAQTGPILPFAGAATRFQPVYVDDIAQAVEIALTRETPAGTYELGGPEIIDFAGLMTRMLAVIERRRLLVNIPFFMARPMAAGFDFLETVTLRLFKNGILTRDQLKDLTVDNIVSETAKGFSDIDIEPTSLEAILPEYLWCYRPSGQYAAIKSSAKNLNQ
- a CDS encoding aspartate-semialdehyde dehydrogenase; its protein translation is MGYKVAVVGATGNVGREILNILAERHFPIDKIVALASRRSLGTELSFGDEILSTKDLEQFDFSGWDIALFAVGSEATKLHAPRAAKAGCVVIDNSSLYRYDPDVPLIVPEVNADAIFGYSKKNIIANPNCSTAQMVVALKPLHDRATIKRVVVSTYQSVSGSGKDAIDELWNQTKGMYVPGQEVAPKVYPKQIAFNVIPHIDVFMEDGTTKEEWKMVAETKKIIDPKIKVTATCVRVPVFVGHSEAINIEFEEFLDEDEARDILREAPGLMVIDKREDGGYVSPVECVGDFATFVSRIRQDSTLENGLNLWCVSDNLRKGAALNAVQIAEVLGQRVLQKA
- a CDS encoding carbonic anhydrase, whose product is MDFVKPLPAYLIQRYHGWFATGFSQNQAWYKRLATEGQRPRAMIISCCDSRVHATSIFGAEQGEFFIHRNIANLVPPYSPDGSQHGTSAAVEYAVTALNVSQLIILGHSNCGGVKGCLDMCRGHAPQLEEKTSFVGRWMDILRPGYEAIKDYSSEEEIAQDLEKQAVLTSLTNLMTFPFVEKAVQDGSLSLHGLWTDIGEGSLEAFDPASQRFKPV
- a CDS encoding leucyl aminopeptidase family protein — its product is MTLEFISEDHASIPVLLCNSDTVKEVVARLAAPAQRWIAQQGFTGGFGEAVLCPTASGEAELAILGLGDTQSRARNRFILAAAAAKLPSGVYKLPDPLPLENAEYEVLGWLLLGYAFDRYRSTSRALPRLIAPSGMDARHIESLAKSEALCRDLINTPASDMGPAEIEVAARQLAAQYHGTSDVIIGEALIDQNFPMIHAVGRASPNPPRLIDLGFGTTGPKLTLVGKGVCFDTGGLNLKPGSSMGLMKKDMGGAAHALALAQLILDLNLPLQLRVLIPAVENAVSGASFRPQDILISRKGLSVEINNTDAEGRLVLGDALSYASEDQPDLIVSLATLTGAARVALGPQLAPFYTNQDATSEILMQAGKNSLDPLWRLPFWEGYEPMIEPGIADLDNAPAGGFAGSITAALFLRRFVAEADKYIHFDIYGWAPKAAAGITKGGTSQGIRALASALPKLLSL
- a CDS encoding NlpC/P60 family protein, with translation MRDPRLLACNGRVAALELQGMVQAERFVEGWPQQVAGGLGNLCNAPAGALQRQLYPGEQVTVYDEHAGWSFVKAHAHGYVGYIKSQQLQPSSQAPSTHYISVPISHSYRQCDMKSGTTALLVMGSQLQNLKEEIGFIKTQFGWVPKQHVKALTNPPSDPVAVAEQLLGVPYLWGGDSALGIDCSGLVRLSHMICAHNCPADSDLQQRALGAALPPDAALQRGDLVFWKGHVALMVSEAKLIHANAHRMSVTYETLPEAISRIALAGEGDIILKKRLFL
- a CDS encoding tyrosine-type recombinase/integrase, producing the protein MTLPKLNPNTPTLMDGEVRLFKRKHSSVWQVVFMMDGRQVRVSTKKRILKDAKDAAREIYLDYRFRQKNGLPVISKRFADVAALCRATMKEQLENGAGKKSFRDYIIVIDKYLVPFFGDIFVTSIDYEMLQKFARWREERMGREPRASTLNTHNSALNRIFDEAVARGYMNKSQVPVLVNKGRDSVRRPDFTREEYATLIRKLPSWIDAGREGKSRDMRHLLRDYILILANTGMRHGTEANNLRWKHISLFEDKGLKYLEMSVTGKTGRRDIICRAGTINYLKRVQSRCPDIAHLSFEQLIKSKLDVPVFRLPDGTASANLRQTFRILMRDSGLLTCPRTGQDRTLYSLRHTYATFSLLNDGMDVHTLAVQMGTSILMIERHYSHLTPRLKKEMLTGKRYDTPYDEYKAERVQGFSISDEDLHSPVGDVIEESLPDELEEQLEEDTKGSERTLSAENQSSDKKTEASLKALDMLDKGLLTERAVLAVIGTHEESYTVAPNVRIKALELVEKDKLSERGLIAILGV